A portion of the Acidisarcina polymorpha genome contains these proteins:
- a CDS encoding glycosyltransferase, protein MRVAIVHYWFLVCGGGERVIEVLGEMFPQADIFALFAEPSSMPASLSSHRTKMSFLDSSKMARRYSRAVFPIFPVAIESFDLRDYDLIISSDSPPMKGVVTAPGQVHICYCHTPGRFLWDFHDEFKSSLPWAARPAFSITSSYLRNWDFSAAQRVNKFVANSRHVAGRIKTYYQRDSTVIYPPVNTSTAYVDNKVGDYYLHVGRLVENKRIDLLIQACNRLDRRLLIAGTGRAEKALKAIAGPTTEFLGRVDDKDLPGLYAKARALLFAAEEDFGIVPLEAQSYGRPVIAYGRGGSLETVVPYGESPQPTGVHFDQQTVQSVCEGILNFEAVEAAFEPTAISAFARRFDTSVFKQRMSDFIQGALAETF, encoded by the coding sequence ATGCGCGTAGCGATAGTACACTATTGGTTCTTAGTTTGCGGCGGTGGGGAGCGGGTAATCGAAGTACTCGGAGAGATGTTCCCGCAGGCGGATATTTTCGCGTTGTTCGCGGAACCCTCGTCGATGCCGGCCAGCCTTAGCTCACACCGGACTAAAATGTCGTTCTTAGATAGCAGCAAGATGGCACGGCGGTACAGCAGGGCGGTGTTCCCGATCTTTCCCGTCGCAATTGAATCATTCGACCTGCGTGATTACGACCTAATCATCTCAAGTGATTCCCCACCCATGAAGGGTGTAGTAACCGCACCAGGACAGGTGCATATCTGTTACTGCCATACACCTGGTCGCTTCTTGTGGGATTTCCACGACGAGTTCAAGAGCAGCTTACCGTGGGCGGCGCGGCCCGCATTTTCCATAACAAGTAGCTATTTGAGGAATTGGGATTTTAGTGCAGCCCAACGAGTAAATAAGTTTGTAGCCAACTCGCGACATGTCGCCGGCAGGATCAAGACTTATTATCAACGGGACAGTACGGTTATTTACCCGCCGGTTAATACCTCTACCGCCTATGTTGACAATAAGGTAGGTGACTACTATCTCCACGTCGGCAGGCTGGTGGAGAACAAGCGCATTGACCTGCTGATTCAGGCGTGCAATCGTCTAGACAGAAGGCTCCTGATTGCCGGCACAGGCCGTGCTGAGAAGGCATTGAAGGCGATCGCCGGGCCAACAACAGAGTTCCTCGGGCGGGTGGACGACAAGGACTTGCCTGGGCTATATGCGAAGGCGAGAGCGCTGTTGTTTGCCGCAGAAGAAGATTTTGGCATTGTGCCGCTAGAGGCTCAGAGCTATGGCCGTCCGGTGATTGCGTATGGTCGGGGCGGATCTCTTGAAACAGTTGTGCCTTATGGGGAGTCTCCTCAACCTACCGGAGTGCATTTCGACCAACAGACGGTGCAATCTGTCTGTGAGGGAATTCTCAATTTCGAGGCTGTTGAAGCTGCATTCGAACCCACCGCCATTAGCGCATTTGCGAGGCGTTTCGATACATCCGTCTTTAAGCAGCGGATGAGCGACTTTATTCAAGGGGCACTTGCGGAGACTTTCTGA
- a CDS encoding response regulator transcription factor, translated as MPSKLSGVEMLPNIKSDSGPHARALIVDRDSMSSQLLADALVRGRKYDASAILSSDLSRTIDQGGIELVVIGADVKCNSGSGLDLAQLVGQTHPGTGIVILLNQPSRTSVITAFRSGARGVFSRQQTMTEFLECVDFVRRGYIWAGRAESSVLLAALRNIPGPTLFSDAGVQSLTVRELEVVQKAAQGKTNRVIALELGLSEHTVKNYLFRAFDKVGVSSRVELLFCLTVKGHTFSKSGGNGVENAGVRLGGREVQTLATPHLPLANGC; from the coding sequence ATGCCATCAAAACTCAGTGGAGTAGAGATGCTTCCGAATATCAAGAGCGACTCGGGCCCCCATGCTCGAGCGTTGATAGTGGATCGGGATTCAATGAGCAGCCAATTGCTTGCCGATGCTCTTGTTCGCGGTCGAAAGTATGATGCGAGTGCGATTCTCTCGTCGGACCTTTCAAGGACCATAGATCAAGGCGGCATAGAGCTAGTAGTCATTGGCGCCGATGTGAAGTGCAACTCCGGAAGCGGGCTCGACCTGGCGCAGCTTGTGGGGCAGACTCATCCCGGGACGGGCATAGTGATCCTGTTGAATCAACCATCTCGCACTTCCGTTATCACTGCATTTCGATCTGGCGCTCGTGGTGTCTTCTCCAGGCAGCAGACCATGACCGAGTTTCTCGAATGCGTGGATTTCGTTCGAAGAGGTTACATATGGGCTGGCAGGGCGGAGAGCAGTGTGTTGCTTGCGGCCCTACGAAACATTCCGGGGCCGACTCTTTTCAGTGATGCCGGCGTTCAGTCCTTGACGGTTCGAGAATTAGAAGTCGTTCAAAAAGCCGCTCAGGGAAAGACCAACCGGGTCATCGCCCTGGAGTTGGGGTTGAGCGAACACACCGTCAAAAATTATCTCTTCAGAGCGTTTGACAAAGTTGGCGTGTCAAGCCGGGTTGAATTGTTGTTCTGCCTGACGGTTAAGGGACATACGTTCAGCAAGAGTGGCGGCAATGGAGTTGAGAATGCTGGAGTGCGCCTAGGGGGCCGGGAGGTACAGACTCTGGCAACGCCGCACCTGCCTCTTGCAAATGGTTGTTGA
- a CDS encoding lectin-like domain-containing protein: MREFFLRMASDCARNRRGVNGEGSPKFMGLVYGATCLIAVLASGLWASAQVNVLTAHNDTARTGQNLNESILTPQNVNPNQFGKLFTQQTTYNGGIFAQPLYASRVAIPGKGTHNVVYVATKADYVYAFDADDNSGINANPLWRVSLLTNTTPAGTYKLAVQSGVYGTPYINRNTNTMYLVSSEVQGSNTVFRLHALDITSGAEKFGGPQSIKGSVPGTGVASVGGVLTFDENYQFQRAGLLLLNGVLYVPFGSLNDEGAWHGWIFSYNATTLKLIDIFCTAPNGTGDGVWMGGAGLAAEVNDPSKPYGRMFIVTGNGSFSASRPFTRSMSYGMSVLNLDLTGGVMTVQDEFTPYDWSLRDSQDADLGSGGVVLLPPQARGSGGTLNPLVQIGKPGRIYILDRNNLGGFNAAGDRVVQAVQTPESGAQNWGEGVWGDSAYWNQHIYFAGTSPGTSNTLKAYSFINGVLSTNPTSQSNEKFGYAGPTPVVSANGTENGIVWVWDTTAANTSGKGVLLAYNADNVSDLLYSSNMNAERDNPGSPDRFSVPTVANGKVYVGTTNQLVVFGLLTTPRTEPPVINPGSKSFSGLQVVTITDATPGAQIFYTTNGSMPTVNSQLCYGPITVKTNETINAMASATGYLESTTVSATYTSLGNTANPVVSLAAGAYSGAQSVTVTDNTEGAKIYYTVDGSTPTTGSPVYTRPLNIRVSETLRLLALAPGLLPSPVVTVSYQINEPYTFDFSQGFALAEGAIRFNGSTDLDDFRLQLTNGVSNEAGSAFYATPVNIQSFTTDFTFQLSNPAADGMTFTIQNNGPTMVGGVGGGLGSAGIGKSVSIKFDIYNNAGEGPNSTGLYIDGAVPTLPAINLAGTGIDLHSGDYMNAHITYDGINLNLTLTDALTRASWSHSFAVNIPAVVGGPTAYVGFTGGTGGLSASQKLTYWTYLAGAPPLPNYPAGFDRAGLTLNGSSALSGTALQLTNGGARETASAYFSTPVGITTFTSDFGFQLTEALADGFTFVIQNQGLTALGDPGNGEDLGYGGIPTSVAIKFDIYNNAGEGSDSTGVYVNGATPALPAINLANGTLQLSSGHVIHAHITYDGTTLTWTLNDKTTNAVATNSRAINIPDVVGSTTAYVGFTAASGGKTAIQNVLDWTLTNP; the protein is encoded by the coding sequence ATGAGAGAGTTCTTTTTGCGGATGGCGAGCGACTGCGCTCGCAACCGGCGCGGAGTCAACGGTGAAGGGAGCCCCAAGTTCATGGGGCTCGTTTACGGCGCGACATGTCTCATCGCTGTCTTAGCGAGTGGACTTTGGGCGTCGGCGCAGGTCAACGTACTTACGGCGCATAACGACACTGCTCGAACCGGACAAAACCTCAACGAATCCATTCTCACACCGCAAAACGTTAATCCTAATCAGTTTGGAAAGCTGTTCACCCAGCAGACGACCTACAATGGCGGGATCTTCGCGCAGCCGCTCTACGCATCGCGGGTGGCGATCCCTGGTAAGGGGACTCACAATGTCGTTTATGTGGCAACCAAGGCGGACTATGTGTACGCCTTCGATGCGGACGACAATAGCGGGATCAACGCCAATCCTTTATGGAGGGTGTCGCTGTTAACGAACACTACCCCAGCGGGAACCTATAAACTCGCGGTGCAAAGCGGAGTCTATGGAACCCCCTATATAAACCGAAACACAAATACCATGTACCTAGTCAGCTCTGAGGTCCAAGGTTCGAATACTGTCTTTCGGTTGCATGCTCTCGACATCACCAGCGGCGCGGAGAAATTTGGCGGTCCGCAATCTATTAAGGGTTCGGTTCCGGGTACAGGCGTCGCAAGCGTTGGCGGAGTGCTGACATTCGACGAAAACTACCAATTTCAACGTGCTGGACTCCTGCTGTTGAATGGAGTGTTGTATGTCCCCTTCGGATCTCTCAACGATGAGGGGGCGTGGCATGGATGGATATTCTCTTATAACGCCACCACGTTGAAGCTCATCGACATCTTCTGCACGGCCCCGAACGGGACGGGCGATGGCGTGTGGATGGGGGGAGCGGGCCTGGCAGCTGAAGTAAATGACCCCTCGAAACCGTATGGGCGGATGTTCATCGTGACCGGCAATGGGAGCTTCTCGGCCAGCCGGCCCTTCACGAGGTCGATGAGTTATGGGATGAGCGTTCTGAATCTCGATCTGACTGGTGGCGTCATGACTGTGCAGGACGAGTTCACGCCATACGATTGGAGCCTTCGCGACAGTCAAGATGCCGATCTTGGATCGGGAGGAGTGGTTCTTCTGCCGCCGCAAGCAAGGGGGTCGGGAGGCACTCTTAATCCCCTTGTACAGATCGGAAAACCGGGCAGAATCTATATTCTCGACAGAAACAATCTCGGGGGTTTTAACGCGGCAGGTGACCGAGTGGTGCAGGCGGTGCAGACGCCAGAATCCGGCGCACAGAACTGGGGTGAAGGGGTATGGGGCGATTCCGCCTACTGGAATCAACATATCTACTTTGCCGGGACAAGCCCTGGGACGAGCAATACTCTCAAAGCCTATTCGTTTATCAATGGAGTCCTCTCTACCAATCCGACCAGCCAAAGCAACGAAAAGTTCGGATACGCTGGCCCTACACCAGTCGTATCAGCAAACGGGACGGAGAACGGCATTGTCTGGGTATGGGACACGACTGCTGCCAATACTTCAGGCAAGGGTGTCTTGCTCGCCTACAACGCAGACAATGTCTCCGATCTACTCTACTCGAGCAACATGAATGCGGAACGGGACAACCCTGGCAGTCCTGACCGCTTCTCGGTGCCAACGGTTGCAAACGGCAAAGTGTATGTGGGTACAACGAATCAGTTAGTTGTTTTTGGTTTGCTCACAACACCGCGGACAGAGCCTCCCGTAATCAACCCAGGCTCGAAGAGCTTCAGCGGGCTACAAGTAGTTACCATCACGGATGCGACTCCCGGCGCACAGATTTTCTATACCACGAACGGCTCAATGCCAACGGTCAACTCGCAATTATGCTACGGGCCGATCACCGTGAAGACCAACGAGACGATTAATGCGATGGCGAGCGCTACTGGATATCTAGAGAGCACGACTGTCTCCGCTACTTACACGTCATTAGGCAATACCGCCAACCCCGTCGTGTCGCTGGCCGCCGGCGCATACTCCGGAGCACAAAGCGTAACTGTCACCGATAACACCGAGGGCGCCAAGATTTACTACACAGTAGATGGCTCCACGCCGACTACAGGCTCGCCTGTTTACACAAGACCTCTCAACATCCGGGTATCCGAGACCTTGCGGCTGTTAGCCTTGGCGCCTGGGTTGCTGCCGAGTCCGGTTGTCACCGTAAGCTACCAGATCAACGAACCCTATACATTCGACTTCAGCCAAGGCTTTGCGTTGGCAGAGGGAGCGATTCGGTTTAATGGCAGCACGGATCTGGATGATTTCCGGTTGCAGTTGACTAATGGAGTTTCAAACGAAGCGGGGAGCGCCTTCTATGCCACGCCGGTAAATATTCAGTCGTTCACCACCGACTTCACCTTTCAGTTGTCCAATCCGGCCGCTGACGGAATGACCTTCACCATTCAGAACAATGGTCCGACCATGGTTGGCGGCGTAGGCGGAGGGCTGGGCTCGGCCGGAATCGGCAAGAGCGTATCCATCAAGTTCGACATTTACAACAACGCCGGCGAAGGTCCCAACTCGACCGGACTCTACATCGATGGGGCCGTCCCTACCCTGCCGGCGATCAATTTAGCGGGTACCGGCATCGACCTGCATAGCGGCGACTACATGAATGCCCATATCACCTATGACGGAATCAATCTGAATCTGACGCTGACCGACGCGCTGACACGGGCCAGTTGGTCGCACTCCTTCGCGGTGAACATCCCGGCGGTTGTCGGAGGGCCGACAGCATATGTCGGCTTCACCGGCGGCACTGGCGGTCTGTCGGCGAGCCAGAAGCTCACTTACTGGACTTACCTTGCCGGTGCGCCTCCGCTCCCGAACTATCCCGCGGGCTTTGATCGAGCGGGTCTGACGCTGAATGGGAGTTCGGCGCTCTCCGGGACGGCATTGCAGTTGACCAACGGCGGCGCGCGCGAGACTGCGAGCGCCTACTTCTCCACTCCGGTTGGGATTACCACCTTCACCAGCGACTTCGGCTTCCAGTTGACGGAGGCGCTCGCCGATGGATTTACCTTTGTGATTCAGAACCAGGGTCTGACTGCACTGGGAGACCCTGGCAATGGGGAAGACCTGGGCTATGGCGGCATCCCTACCAGCGTTGCCATCAAGTTCGACATCTACAACAACGCCGGGGAAGGCAGCGACTCTACCGGAGTCTATGTCAATGGAGCCACGCCAGCCCTGCCGGCGATTAACCTGGCCAATGGAACCCTTCAACTCAGCAGCGGCCACGTCATCCATGCCCACATCACCTACGATGGAACCACCCTCACCTGGACACTCAATGACAAAACCACGAATGCTGTGGCTACAAATAGTAGGGCAATCAACATACCTGATGTTGTGGGTAGCACCACAGCTTACGTAGGTTTTACGGCTGCCTCCGGGGGCAAGACTGCGATCCAGAATGTTTTAGATTGGACGCTCACAAACCCGTAG
- a CDS encoding lectin-like domain-containing protein: MLILFVTAIGLCRVEAQVNVLTAHNDIARTGQNLKETILTPQNVNPSQFGKLFSRAVNGPAYAQPLYVSKLAIPGKGIHNVVYVATKTNYVYAFDADDNGGINAAPLWSVNTTPNGTIPPSALQAGISGTPVIDLSTNTMYVVSAAVQGNSAVDQLHALDITTGAEKLGGPVAIEGSVPGTGAGSIGGKLAFDPSTQTQRPSLLLLNGILYVGFGSVSDEGTWHGWIMSYNATSLRQIDIFCTSPNGTGDGIWMSGAGLAAEVNNPAQPYGRMFFATGNGSYATSWPWNSTMSYGMSVVNLDLTGGKMTVRDEFTPYDWALRDAQDGDLGSGGVVLLPSQTLASGNTLNPLVQVGKTGKIYILNRDHLGEFDATEDQIVQEVQTPESGDQSWGAGIWGSSAYWNGNLYFGGTNEGVNNSMTAYSFVNGKLSTTPTSESVWKFGSPSPTPSISANSTANGIVWAVDTSAYYVGGPDVLFAFDANNLGNLLYSTNSNSSRDNPGPAFKFAVPTIANGKVYVAATNQLSVYGLLGDTPTAPPPVFETPPGRFNGSQNVTITDAVGGAQIFYTTDGSVPTVNSQLYKGPITLRTNATITAIASATGYLQSAPASAVYSSSANAPNPALSLASGTYSGAQNLTITDSMNNARIFYTLDGSTPSVNSALYTKPIRVSVSEVVRTFATAPGLLPSSLVSADYTIDPRYTFDFSQGFALAEGAIRFNGSTDLDDFRLQLTNGVSNEAGSAFYATPVNIQSFTTDFTFQLSNPAADGMTFTIQNNGPTMVGGAGGGLGSAGIGKSLSIKFDIYNNAGEGPNSTGLYINGAAPTLPAINLAGTGIDLHSGDYMNAHITYDGISLNLTLTDALTLASWSHSFAVNIPAVVGGPTAYVGFTGGTGGLSASQKLTYWTYLAGAPPLPNYPAGFDRAGLTLNGSSALSGTALQLTNGGALETASAYFSTPVGITTFTSDFDFQLTEAVADGFTFVIQNQGPTALGNPGAGEDLGYGGIPTSVAIKFDIYNNAGEGSDSTGVYVNGATPTLPAINLANGTLQLSSGHVIHAHITYDGTTLTWTLNDSFNAVHRSTVQKVVIDIPHTIGSNTAYVGFTAASGGKTAIQNILDWAFATE, from the coding sequence ATGCTGATTCTGTTTGTTACAGCGATCGGCCTCTGCCGGGTTGAGGCCCAGGTCAACGTGCTGACAGCACATAATGACATTGCGCGTACTGGCCAAAACCTCAAGGAGACTATTCTCACTCCGCAGAACGTGAATCCATCCCAGTTTGGCAAGCTGTTTTCGCGGGCAGTGAACGGTCCGGCCTACGCGCAGCCGCTCTATGTCTCAAAACTCGCTATCCCCGGCAAGGGGATACACAATGTCGTCTACGTGGCTACCAAGACAAATTATGTCTACGCCTTCGATGCCGACGATAACGGGGGAATCAATGCAGCCCCTCTCTGGAGCGTCAACACGACTCCAAACGGTACGATTCCACCCTCGGCACTTCAAGCCGGCATCAGTGGAACCCCGGTGATCGATCTCTCGACTAATACCATGTATGTGGTTAGCGCCGCCGTGCAGGGCAACTCTGCCGTAGATCAACTACATGCTCTTGATATCACTACCGGCGCCGAGAAACTCGGGGGTCCCGTAGCAATCGAGGGTTCAGTTCCCGGAACTGGCGCGGGGAGTATAGGGGGCAAGTTGGCCTTTGATCCCAGCACTCAGACGCAGAGACCGAGTTTGCTCCTCTTGAATGGGATACTCTATGTCGGGTTCGGCTCCGTTAGCGATGAGGGAACCTGGCATGGATGGATCATGTCTTACAATGCCACGAGTCTGAGGCAGATCGATATTTTCTGCACCTCACCGAACGGAACCGGAGATGGTATCTGGATGTCGGGGGCGGGTTTGGCTGCCGAAGTGAATAATCCTGCGCAGCCCTACGGCAGAATGTTCTTCGCTACTGGGAACGGATCTTACGCCACAAGCTGGCCCTGGAACAGCACGATGAGTTATGGGATGAGTGTGGTGAATCTCGATCTGACCGGCGGGAAGATGACCGTACGTGATGAATTCACTCCATATGATTGGGCTCTACGCGATGCTCAGGATGGCGATCTCGGCTCCGGCGGGGTTGTTCTTCTTCCATCACAAACCTTGGCCTCCGGCAACACTCTTAACCCGTTGGTTCAAGTAGGAAAAACTGGAAAGATCTACATCCTCAATCGGGATCATCTGGGCGAATTCGATGCAACCGAGGACCAGATTGTGCAGGAGGTGCAGACACCCGAGTCAGGCGATCAGAGCTGGGGCGCAGGTATCTGGGGATCTTCGGCCTACTGGAATGGCAACCTTTATTTCGGAGGCACAAACGAAGGGGTCAACAATAGCATGACTGCCTACTCATTTGTGAACGGGAAGCTATCGACCACACCAACCAGCGAAAGTGTCTGGAAGTTTGGTTCGCCAAGCCCCACTCCGTCGATCTCCGCGAACTCTACCGCGAATGGAATTGTATGGGCGGTGGACACGAGTGCTTACTATGTGGGGGGACCAGATGTCCTGTTTGCGTTTGACGCGAATAACCTGGGAAATCTGCTCTATTCGACAAATTCCAATTCATCGCGAGATAACCCTGGCCCTGCGTTCAAATTTGCCGTCCCCACGATTGCAAATGGAAAGGTCTATGTAGCGGCGACAAATCAGCTGAGTGTCTATGGATTGTTGGGGGACACCCCCACCGCCCCGCCTCCGGTTTTTGAGACCCCGCCGGGTCGATTTAACGGATCGCAGAACGTCACGATCACTGATGCAGTCGGAGGTGCGCAAATCTTCTATACCACCGATGGTTCTGTGCCGACGGTCAACTCACAACTGTATAAGGGACCGATCACCCTTCGGACCAATGCGACCATCACGGCAATCGCAAGCGCAACTGGATATCTGCAGAGTGCCCCGGCATCTGCTGTGTACTCATCTTCCGCGAACGCACCAAACCCTGCTTTGTCTTTGGCCAGCGGCACCTACTCCGGAGCCCAAAATCTCACCATCACTGACAGCATGAACAACGCGCGGATTTTCTATACGCTCGATGGCTCAACCCCGAGTGTGAACTCCGCTCTCTATACCAAACCCATCAGGGTCTCCGTCTCGGAGGTCGTCCGAACTTTTGCTACCGCTCCTGGCCTGCTCCCGAGTTCCCTAGTTTCGGCAGACTATACCATTGATCCGCGTTATACGTTCGACTTCAGCCAAGGCTTTGCATTGGCTGAGGGAGCGATCCGGTTTAATGGCAGCACGGATCTGGATGATTTCCGGTTGCAGTTGACTAATGGAGTTTCAAACGAAGCGGGGAGCGCCTTCTATGCCACGCCGGTAAATATTCAGTCGTTCACCACCGACTTCACCTTTCAGTTGTCCAATCCGGCCGCTGACGGAATGACCTTCACCATTCAGAACAATGGTCCGACCATGGTTGGCGGCGCAGGCGGAGGGCTGGGCTCGGCCGGAATCGGCAAGAGCTTATCCATCAAGTTCGACATTTACAACAACGCTGGCGAGGGCCCCAACTCGACCGGACTCTACATCAATGGCGCCGCTCCCACCCTTCCGGCGATCAATTTAGCGGGCACCGGTATCGACCTGCATAGCGGCGACTACATGAATGCCCATATCACCTACGACGGAATCAGTCTGAATCTGACGCTGACCGACGCGCTGACACTGGCCAGTTGGTCGCACTCCTTCGCGGTGAACATCCCGGCGGTTGTCGGCGGGCCGACCGCATATGTCGGCTTCACCGGCGGCACTGGCGGTCTGTCGGCAAGCCAGAAGCTCACTTATTGGACTTACCTTGCGGGCGCGCCTCCGCTCCCGAACTATCCCGCGGGCTTTGATCGAGCGGGTCTGACGCTGAATGGGAGTTCGGCGCTTTCCGGGACGGCATTGCAGTTGACCAACGGCGGCGCGCTTGAGACTGCCAGCGCCTACTTCTCCACTCCGGTTGGGATTACCACCTTCACCAGCGACTTCGACTTCCAGTTGACGGAGGCGGTCGCCGATGGATTTACCTTTGTGATTCAGAACCAGGGACCCACCGCGCTGGGGAATCCTGGCGCTGGGGAAGACCTCGGCTATGGCGGCATCCCCACCAGCGTTGCCATCAAATTCGACATCTACAACAACGCCGGGGAAGGCAGCGACTCTACCGGAGTCTATGTCAATGGAGCCACGCCCACCCTGCCGGCGATTAACCTGGCCAATGGAACCCTTCAACTCAGCAGCGGCCACGTCATCCATGCCCACATCACCTACGACGGAACCACCCTCACCTGGACACTCAATGACAGTTTCAATGCTGTCCATCGCTCGACCGTTCAGAAGGTAGTCATTGACATTCCGCACACCATCGGCAGTAACACAGCTTACGTAGGTTTCACGGCTGCCTCCGGGGGCAAGACTGCGATCCAGAACATTCTTGATTGGGCCTTTGCCACTGAATGA